The Bosea beijingensis genome contains the following window.
TGCTCGCATTTGTTATCAGGCGCATTGTCACGAGTCGTCGCCCCGTCGACAACCGCGTTGATCTCGTTGATGCCGGCCACCAGCCGCTGCATCTGCTCGTCGGCATCCTGGATCTGAAGGCGCGCCGAGAAATCGCCGGCCGCTGCGGCCGCGACGACCTCGCCAACATCCGAGACCACCGCTTCCATCGACTGGGCCCGGGCGAGACGCGCTGCGGCGGAAGCCCTCTCCTGCTCCTGCAGCAGGGCGACCTTCTCGGTGCTTTCACGCAACACTGAAACCGCACGCGCCATGGCGCCGATCTCGTCGGGGCGCTCGGAATGGGGGACGTCGATCCGGGTGTCGCCGGCGGTCAGCTTCTCCATGACCTGGCTGAGGTCGAGGATCGGACGGGTGATCGAACGCTGTGCGAAGACGAGCGCGACGCCGACCGAGACCAGAAGCGTCGCCAGCAGCACGATGGGCATCAGCCACTGGATCTGCTGCGTGAAGGCGGTCGCCTCATCGCCGACGGTGATGCCGGCCTTCTCGATACGTTGGCTAAAGCCGATCAGGAGATCATTGAGAGCCTTGCGATTGGCGCGATTGGCTTCGTTATTGCCCTGTTCGTTCGCCGCGGCCGGCGAAACCTCACGACCGAGGCGCGCAGTTTCCGTCCGGAACGTGATGAACTCCTCGACGGCCTTGGCAATCTGGCCAACTGTCGCGCGTTCTTCCGCGGGAGCGATTTTCTGCAGCTCGGCGCTGAACCTGCGCAGAATCGGAAAGCGATCCTCGATCCCTTTGGCGTAAGTCTGCGCTTCCTGCGGTGTCTTGGCCATGTAGACGCCACGTGATTCCATCACCACGGCAGTCACCACGCCATTGATCTGCTGTGTAACGAGAGCGACGTTGCCTTGAAGCTGAGAGCGCGTGTTCAGGTCATCAGCCTTTTGCAGGCCATAGATACTGATGATCGCCGACAGGATGGCGCCGCCGGCGACGATGGCCAGCATGGCAAGGATTTTCAGCCGGATGGATTTCATGATGACGCCCCGAGGCGGCTTCCCCCACAATGGAAACCGTTCCAAAGTCCGACCATTGGGCGTTAATGATAAAAAACTGCTTAAAAGGTTAGGGTCACGGCGATGCGCTGCTCTGCTGGCGGTGCCTTAAGGCAGAGAAAAGTCTCTCGTGCGGTGCTGCCGAGCTGATCCTTCAATCATTTCGAGGGGCTCGTCGAAATCCGGAATTCAACTTCAAGTGAAGAGGATGACTCAAGGTTAAGTTGTATGTCTCCTCGTGTCTCCGTCCGAGGGGCATGTCGGCTCACCCCTTGATAGAGCGGCCTCGCCTCAACATGTTTGGCATCATCCGCCGCCCCGTCTCGATCCCGGTTCATCATCTCATGTCCGAAAACAGCAATGCCCCCGTGATGCACGCCACCACCATCCTGATGGTGCGCAAGGGCGGGCGTGTCGTCATCGGCGGCGACGGCCAGGTCTCGCTCGGCCAGACCATCATGAAGGGCAATGCCCGCAAGGTCCGCCGCCTCGCCAAGGGCGAGGTGATCGCGGGCTTCGCCGGCGCCACCGCCGATGCCTTCACCCTGTTCGAGCGCCTCGAGAAGAAGCTCGAGCAATACCCGACGCAGCTTCTGCGTGCCTGCGTCGAGCTCGCCAAGGACTGGCGCACCGACCGCTATCTGCGCCGGCTGGAGGCGATGCTGCTCGTCGCCGACAAGGAGGTCTCGCTGCTGATCTCGGGCACCGGCGACGTGCTGGAGCCGGAAGCGAGCGAGCACGGCGCGGTGATGGCGATCGGCTCGGGCGGCAATTACGCCCTCTCGGCGGCGCGCGCCCTGATCGATGTCGAGCCGGATGCCGAGGCGATCGTGCGCAAGGCGATGAAGATCGCCGGCGACATCTGCGTCTACACCAACCATTCGCTCGTCATCGAGACGTTGGAGGCGGCGTGACGCATCGCGATCACGGCGAGATCGACTTCCGGCCGGTCGAGCGGGGTGATTATGCGCTGCTCGCCGATTGGCTGTGCCGCCCCCATTGGCAGGAATGGTGGGGCGAGCCGGAGACCGAGCTCGGCTATGTCCGCGACATGGTCGAAGGTCGCGACCTGACCTGCAGGCCCTTTTTGTTCACCGTGGCGGGCAGCCCTGCAGGCTACATCCAGTTCTGGCACGTCGCGCCGCATCAGCGTCCCGAGTGGGCGAACGACAACCCTTGGCTGATGCAGTTGCCGGCCACGGCGGTCGGCGTGGATCTGTCGCTGGCCGATGGCGACCGGCTTGGTCGAGGCATCGGCTCTGCCGTGCTGCGCCGCTTCTGCGAGCGGCTCTGGTCTCAGGGCTATCGTACCATCGTCATCGATCCCGATCCCGGGAACGGACGCGCGGTCGCAGCCTATCGCAAGGCCGGTTTCCGGCCGATGCCGGAGGTCACGAGCGCCGCCGACGCCGCTCTCATCATGCAGTTTCACTCGGACAAGCCAGCATCATGACTTCTTTTTCCCCTCGCGAGATCGTCTCCGAACTCGACCGTTTCATCGTCGGCCAGAAGGACGCCAAGCGCGCCGTCGCCATCGCCCTGCGCAATCGCTGGCGCCGCCAGCAGCTCGAAGGGCCGCTGCGCGAGGAGGTTTCGCCGAAGAACATCCTGATGATCGGGCCGACCGGCTGCGGCAAGACCGAGATCGCGCGGCGCCTTGCCAAGCTGGCGAACGCGCCCTTCCTGAAGGTCGAGGCGACCAAGTTCACCGAGGTCGGCTATGTCGGCCGCGACGTCGAATCGATCGTGCGCGACCTGCTGGAGGTCGCGATCGCTCTGGTGCGCGAGAGCCGGCGCAAGGACGTCCAGGCCAAGGCCCATGTCGCGGCCGAGGAGCGCGTGCTGGATGCCCTCGTCGGCGCCAATTCCAGCCAGGCGACGCGCGACTCCTTCCGCCGCAAGCTGCGCGCCAACGAACTCGACGACAAGGAGATCGAGGTCGAGGTCGCGGCAGGTAGCGGCGCATCCGCGCCGATGTTCGAGGTCCCCGGCATGCCCGGCGCCTCGATCGGCGCGATCAACCTCTCCGACATGCTCGGCAAGGCCTTCGGCCAGAAGGGCAAGCCCAAGCGCGTCCTGGTCAAGGATGCCTACCAGCCGCTGCTCGCCGAGGAGAGCGACAAGCTGATCGACCAGGATGCGATCATCCAGGCCGCGATCCGCGAGGTCGAGGAGAACGGCATCGTCTTCCTCGACGAGATCGACAAGATCTGCGCCCGCGAGGGCAAGGGCGGTGCCGATGTCTCGCGCGAGGGCGTGCAACGCGATCTGCTGCCGCTGATCGAGGGCACGACGGTTGCGACCAAGCACGGCGCCGTGAAGAGCGACCATATCCTCTTCATCGCGTCCGGCGCCTTCCATGTCTCACGGCCCTCAGACCTGCTGCCGGAATTGCAGGGCCGCCTGCCGATCCGCGTCGAGCTCAACCCGCTCGACATCGAGGATTTCAAGCGCATCCTGACGGAGACGGAAGCGAGCCTGATCAAGCAGTCGGTGGCGCTGATGGCGACCGAAGAAGTCAGCGTGACCTTCACGCCCGACGCTATCGACGCCATCGCCCGTATCGCCGTCGAGGTGAATTCCACGGTCGAGAATATCGGCGCCCGCCGCCTCCAGACCGTGATCGAGCGCATCCTGGACGAAATCTCCTTCACGGCGCCGGACCGCTCGGGCGAGGCTGTGACCATCGATGCGGCCTATGTTGAAGCCCGCATCGGCGACCTCGCCAAGAACGCCGACCTGAGCCGGTTTATCCTCTGATGGAGAAGCCGGCGGCATCAGCGCCGGATTCTTCCCGTCTCGCCCGTGATTCCGCCGTCGTCGGCGCGGCAACGATCGCTTCGCGCCTGCTTGGCTTCGCCCGCGATGTGCTGATCGCGAGGCTGCTTGGCGGCGGGCCCGTTGCCGACGCGTTCCTGGCGGCCTTACGCCTGCCCAATCTCGTCCGGCGCGTGCTGGGCGAGGGCGGGCTCAACGCGCCATTCGTGCCGCTCTATCTCGCGATCAAGGGCGAGCGCGGTGAGGCGGCGGCGCGCGGCTTTGCCGGGGAGGCCGCCGGGCAGATCGG
Protein-coding sequences here:
- a CDS encoding HAMP domain-containing protein, yielding MKSIRLKILAMLAIVAGGAILSAIISIYGLQKADDLNTRSQLQGNVALVTQQINGVVTAVVMESRGVYMAKTPQEAQTYAKGIEDRFPILRRFSAELQKIAPAEERATVGQIAKAVEEFITFRTETARLGREVSPAAANEQGNNEANRANRKALNDLLIGFSQRIEKAGITVGDEATAFTQQIQWLMPIVLLATLLVSVGVALVFAQRSITRPILDLSQVMEKLTAGDTRIDVPHSERPDEIGAMARAVSVLRESTEKVALLQEQERASAAARLARAQSMEAVVSDVGEVVAAAAAGDFSARLQIQDADEQMQRLVAGINEINAVVDGATTRDNAPDNKCEHVAVGPRSQRIRSRGPDFFRVAAKRGSGAVLPLRERGAISPS
- the hslV gene encoding ATP-dependent protease subunit HslV — protein: MSENSNAPVMHATTILMVRKGGRVVIGGDGQVSLGQTIMKGNARKVRRLAKGEVIAGFAGATADAFTLFERLEKKLEQYPTQLLRACVELAKDWRTDRYLRRLEAMLLVADKEVSLLISGTGDVLEPEASEHGAVMAIGSGGNYALSAARALIDVEPDAEAIVRKAMKIAGDICVYTNHSLVIETLEAA
- a CDS encoding GNAT family N-acetyltransferase produces the protein MTHRDHGEIDFRPVERGDYALLADWLCRPHWQEWWGEPETELGYVRDMVEGRDLTCRPFLFTVAGSPAGYIQFWHVAPHQRPEWANDNPWLMQLPATAVGVDLSLADGDRLGRGIGSAVLRRFCERLWSQGYRTIVIDPDPGNGRAVAAYRKAGFRPMPEVTSAADAALIMQFHSDKPAS
- the hslU gene encoding ATP-dependent protease ATPase subunit HslU, with the translated sequence MTSFSPREIVSELDRFIVGQKDAKRAVAIALRNRWRRQQLEGPLREEVSPKNILMIGPTGCGKTEIARRLAKLANAPFLKVEATKFTEVGYVGRDVESIVRDLLEVAIALVRESRRKDVQAKAHVAAEERVLDALVGANSSQATRDSFRRKLRANELDDKEIEVEVAAGSGASAPMFEVPGMPGASIGAINLSDMLGKAFGQKGKPKRVLVKDAYQPLLAEESDKLIDQDAIIQAAIREVEENGIVFLDEIDKICAREGKGGADVSREGVQRDLLPLIEGTTVATKHGAVKSDHILFIASGAFHVSRPSDLLPELQGRLPIRVELNPLDIEDFKRILTETEASLIKQSVALMATEEVSVTFTPDAIDAIARIAVEVNSTVENIGARRLQTVIERILDEISFTAPDRSGEAVTIDAAYVEARIGDLAKNADLSRFIL